Genomic DNA from Candidatus Koribacter versatilis Ellin345:
AAGCCTATGCCGCATATCCAGCTGGCACCGAAAATCTGCCACCACGAGAGTTCGGGCGGAGCATTCGCAACTCGGCTTTTTACCGCAAGCCACGCGAACAGCCAAATGCCGAGCGGCTTTCCAAGAAACAAGCCTAGTGCAACGCCAATGCTCACTGGATGCTTGACCGCAACACCGATGTTTCCGATGAACCGCACACCTGCGTTCGAGAACGCGAACAGCGGCATGATCAAGAAGCTCACCCAAGGTTGCAGCCCGTGTTCGAGGCGATGCAACGGCGACTCGATCATGTCGCACTGATGCTGGAGTGTGTGAATCGCTGTGTGCGACTCAAAAGAGTGCGGCTCTGACTTCTCAAACCTCTCTAGAAGCCAACGTCCTCTCTTCACAAAGAAATCGCGGTCAAGGTAGTTGCGTGCAGGAATCGTGAACGCAAGCAACACGCCGGCCACGGTCGCGTGCACACCGGACTTCAACACCGCGGCCCAAATGCAAACTCCTATCAGGGCATATACCGAGGGCTTGCTGATTCCGAGCAGATTGAAACCGAAAGCAATTCCGACGCCCCCCAATGCGACGAGCAGACTAACCAGGTGAATTTCGTGCGTATAGAACAGCGCGATCACCAGCACTGCAATAATGTCGTCCACAATCGCCAATGCCGTGACGAAGACCCGCAACGAAGGCGGGATACGATTCCCCAGCAGAATCAGCACGCCCAGAGCAAACGCGATGTCGGTGGCCATCGGAATTCCCCAGCCTTTTTGCGCCACGCCACCGCCTACACATAACAGATAAATCACGGCGGGAACGACTGTGCCTCCGACGGCAGCGATCAACGGGAATGCAGCGTTGCGCAGAGATGTCAATTCGCCGATCAGCACCTCGCGCTTAATTTCCAATCCGACGAGGAAGAAGAAGATCGACATCAGACCATCGTTGATCCAATGATGCCGGCTCTCGGTCAACAGGAAGTTACCGACGCCTGCCACCATCGGCACGTCCCAGATCGCGTCGTAGCTGGATTTCCACGGAGAATTCGCCCACACCAACGCCGCCGCGGTGCTCACGATCAGCAGAATTCCACTCGCCGCTTCCATCCGGGCAAAACGAACGAACGGACTAATCAGCACTTCAATAGGGAGAGCCTTGCTCGCACGCGAATCGAAGGCTTCGGACATATCGATTGGTTACATCACCGCAACGTTGCGAAGCGACTGTTACTTCTATCAGTGTGCGGATGTGCCTTCGCCTCCTAAGCTTACGGCGTCCATTACTTTCCGGGTGTGAGCCCTTTCTCAGGAGTACACCGATGTCACTCGAACCTGAGCGTTCCATTCGTCTCGCTCGCGAAATTCAACCATTCAGAAAAGCCGCACTCACGCGGCTGGGCTTCGGTGCGGCAATCCCGACTCTATTGCTGGTGCTCACTCTCGGGTGCGACAAGAAAGAGGAGGCAGTTGCTCCGCCTCCACCCGACGTGCAAGTGACCGGCGTCGTGCAGCAGGACGTGCCCCTGTATGGCGAGTGGGTCGCCACCCTCGATGGTTTTGTGAACGCACAGATCGCGCCACAAGTCAGCGGCTACCTGATGAAACAGAACTACCGAGAGGGTTCGGTGGTGAAAAAAGGCGACGTGCTCTTCGAGATCGACCCACGGCCCTTTGAAGCCGCGCTCGACCAGGCAAAGGGCAATTTCGCCGAAACCCAAGCCAAGCTCGGCAAGACTGAGCTCGACGTAAAGCGCGACACGCCACTGGCGGCGCAGAGCGCGATTCCGCAAGCGCAACTCGACAACGACATTCAAGCGAACGAAGCCGCGAAAGCCATGATCGTGGCGTCGCAAGCACAAGTGCAGCAAGCGGAGTTGAACGTCGGCTTCACCAAAGTCCGCTCGCTGGTGGACGGAATCGCCGGACTCGCAAAAGGACAGATTGGCGACCTCGTCGGCCCGACAACGATCCTCACCACCGTTTCGCAAGTTTCGCCGATCAAGGCTTACGTCTCGATCAGTGAGCAGGAATACCTTCGCGCCGCGCAAAGAATCAGCATGGTGTCTTCCGGACAACTCAGCCTCGACAAGATGCCGAGGAACCTCGAACTGATCCTCTCCGATGGCACGACCTACAAATACAAGGGCTACTTCGTGGTTGCCGATCGCCAGGTTGATCTCAAGACCGGCACGATTCGTCTCGCCGCTGCTTTCGACAATCCAGAAGGCATCCTTCGGCCAGGACAATTCGCGCGCCTACGCGTTGAAACCCGTGTTGCGAAGGACGCGCTCCTCGTCCCGCAGCGCGCGGTCGTCGAGACCCAGGGCTCGTACAGCGTCGTCGTTGTCGGTTCCGACAGCAAGGCAAGCATTCGCCCGGTAAAGACCGGCGAGCGCGTCGGCGAGTTGTGGATCATCACCGAGGGCCTCAAGCCAGGCGAACAGGTCATCGTCGAAGGCATGCAGAAAGCGAAGGAAGGCAGCCCGGTCAAAGCGGTACAGGCGCAAGCGGAACCCACCAAGGCCCAAGGAGACTAATCCATGGCAAATTTCTTCATTAGAAGGCCGATTGTGGCCATGGTGATCGCCATTCTTATGGTGATCATCGGCGTGGTCTCCATGCTCCGCCTGCCCACCGCCCAATTCCCCGACATCGCGCCGCCGGAAGTTCAAGTGAAAGCTACCTATCCGGGCGCCGATGCAGAAACCGTTGAACAGGCAGTCGCAACCCCGATCGAGCAGCAGATGAGCGGCGTGGACAACATGAACTACATGTTCTCCACTAACGCAAACAATGGCGCGACGACCTTGACCGTCAACTTCGACATCAAGACCGATCCCAGCACCGACCAGATTCTGTCGCAGATGCGCACCAACCAGGCCAACTCTCAGTTACCTGCGGACGTCGTGAACTTCGGTGTCACCGTGCAAAAGTCCACGATGGCGCCTTTGATGCTCATCACGCTGTATTCGCCCAAGGGCACCTACGACAACATCTTCCTGGCGAACTACTCCTACATCAACTTGAACGATCAGTTGACCCGCGTGCCCGGTATCGCGAGCGTTACCGTATTCGGCGCCGGCCAGTACGCGATGCGCGTGTGGGTGAAGCCAGACACGTTGGCGAAGTTAAGCGTGACTGTGCCGGAGATCATCAAGGTCATCCAGGCGCAGAACACCGTGAACCCAGCCGGCCAGATCGGCGGCGAGCCGGTGCCGCAAGGACAAGACTTCACCTACAACGTCCGTGCGAAAGGCCGCCTTCCTTCGGCGGAAGAATTCGAACAAATTGTCGTTCGTGCCAATCCTGATGGTTCGATCCTTCGTCTGAAAGATGTCGCTCGAATCGAACTCGGCGCACAGAACTACAACATCATCGGACGCTACAGCGGCAAGCCCGCGGCTGTGGTCGCTGTCTATCAGCTACCCGGATCGAACGCAGTAAAAGCCGCAGCCGGCGTGCGGGCCTTGATGGAAGAAGCCAAGACTCGCTTCCCGCAGGACCTGGATTACGACATCGCGCTCGACACGACCGTTGCGGTCACCGAAGGCCTCAAGGAGATTCAGCACACCCTCGCTGAAGCCATCGTCCTCGTGATCCTCGTTGTGTACATCTTCCTGCAAGGCTGGCGCACCACGCTGATCCCCCTGCTCGCCGTGCCGGTTTCTCTCGTCGGCACTTTCGTCGTCTTCCCCTTGCTGGGATTTTCCATCAACACTCTCTCCCTCTTCGGACTGGTGCTGGCCATCGGCATCGTCGTGGACGATGCCATCGTCGTAGTGGAAGCCGTCGAGCACCACATCGAACATGGCCTCTCTCCAAAAGATGCCGCCTACAAGGCGATGGAGGAAGTCTCCGGCCCGGTCGTCGCCATCGCGCTGATTCTGGCCGCCGTCTTCGTGCCCACCGCCTTCATCCCCGGCATCACCGGCCGCCTCTACCAGCAGTTCGCAATCACTATCGCGATTTCCGTGATCTTCTCCGCGTTCAACGCTCTCTCGCTCAGCCCAGCGCTGGCCGCCCTTTTGCTGAAACCGAAGAAAGAAGCACGCGGACCGCTCGGTGCGTTCTTCCGCTGGTTCAACAAGTGGTTTGGCAGAGCCACAGACGGTTACGTCAGCATTTGCGGGGGGATGATTCGCAAAGCCGCACTTAGCATGATCCTCCTCGCGGGTCTTACCGTGCTCGCCGGCTGGTTCGGCAAGAACCTGCCGAAGAGCTTCCTGCCCGACGAAGACCAGGGCTACGTGTTCGCGGGGTTGCAGCTGCCAAACGCTGCTTCTCTCCAGCGCAACAGCGACGCCGCCAAGAAGATCGAGGAAATGATCCTCAAGACTCCTGGCGTGCACTCCGTGACGACCGTCGCCGGATACAGCATGTTGAGCGGCGTGCAGGCCACGTACAGCACCTTCTTCTGGATCACTCTCAAAGAGTGGAGCGAACGCAAAACTCCGGAAGAGTCGTATGAGGGAATCAAGAAGCACCTCAACAAGGAGTTGGCGTCGGTAACGGAAGGTGTTGCGTTCTCGTTCCCGCCGCCTGCGATTCCCGGTGTAGGAGCTTCCGGCGGATTCACCTTCTTGCTCGAAGACCGCGCCGGCAAAGATGTCGCATTCCTCAGCCAGAACCTGCAAAAGTTCATGGCCGCTGCCAGGAAACGTCCTGAGATCGCCGGAATCTCCACAACGGCGTTGCTCTCGGTGCCCCAGGTTTATGTTGACGTCGATCGCCCGAGGGTGATCGCACAAGGCGTTCAACTCAATGACGTTTACCGCACCATGCAGACCTTTATGGGCGGCACACTCGTCAATTACTTCAACCGATTCGGCCGCCAGTGGCAGGTCTACGTGCAAGCCGAAGGCGATTACCGTACTAAGGCCGAAAACGTTGGCCAGTTCTACGTGAACAACAACGATGGCCAATCCGTACCGCTGAGTGCCGTCACTAGTATCAAGCGAACCTCCGGTCC
This window encodes:
- a CDS encoding efflux RND transporter periplasmic adaptor subunit; this encodes MSLEPERSIRLAREIQPFRKAALTRLGFGAAIPTLLLVLTLGCDKKEEAVAPPPPDVQVTGVVQQDVPLYGEWVATLDGFVNAQIAPQVSGYLMKQNYREGSVVKKGDVLFEIDPRPFEAALDQAKGNFAETQAKLGKTELDVKRDTPLAAQSAIPQAQLDNDIQANEAAKAMIVASQAQVQQAELNVGFTKVRSLVDGIAGLAKGQIGDLVGPTTILTTVSQVSPIKAYVSISEQEYLRAAQRISMVSSGQLSLDKMPRNLELILSDGTTYKYKGYFVVADRQVDLKTGTIRLAAAFDNPEGILRPGQFARLRVETRVAKDALLVPQRAVVETQGSYSVVVVGSDSKASIRPVKTGERVGELWIITEGLKPGEQVIVEGMQKAKEGSPVKAVQAQAEPTKAQGD
- a CDS encoding efflux RND transporter permease subunit, which encodes MANFFIRRPIVAMVIAILMVIIGVVSMLRLPTAQFPDIAPPEVQVKATYPGADAETVEQAVATPIEQQMSGVDNMNYMFSTNANNGATTLTVNFDIKTDPSTDQILSQMRTNQANSQLPADVVNFGVTVQKSTMAPLMLITLYSPKGTYDNIFLANYSYINLNDQLTRVPGIASVTVFGAGQYAMRVWVKPDTLAKLSVTVPEIIKVIQAQNTVNPAGQIGGEPVPQGQDFTYNVRAKGRLPSAEEFEQIVVRANPDGSILRLKDVARIELGAQNYNIIGRYSGKPAAVVAVYQLPGSNAVKAAAGVRALMEEAKTRFPQDLDYDIALDTTVAVTEGLKEIQHTLAEAIVLVILVVYIFLQGWRTTLIPLLAVPVSLVGTFVVFPLLGFSINTLSLFGLVLAIGIVVDDAIVVVEAVEHHIEHGLSPKDAAYKAMEEVSGPVVAIALILAAVFVPTAFIPGITGRLYQQFAITIAISVIFSAFNALSLSPALAALLLKPKKEARGPLGAFFRWFNKWFGRATDGYVSICGGMIRKAALSMILLAGLTVLAGWFGKNLPKSFLPDEDQGYVFAGLQLPNAASLQRNSDAAKKIEEMILKTPGVHSVTTVAGYSMLSGVQATYSTFFWITLKEWSERKTPEESYEGIKKHLNKELASVTEGVAFSFPPPAIPGVGASGGFTFLLEDRAGKDVAFLSQNLQKFMAAARKRPEIAGISTTALLSVPQVYVDVDRPRVIAQGVQLNDVYRTMQTFMGGTLVNYFNRFGRQWQVYVQAEGDYRTKAENVGQFYVNNNDGQSVPLSAVTSIKRTSGPEFTMRYNLYRCVQINGNAAPGYSSEQAIQALEETFKESMPSEMGFDYMGMSYQEKKAAEGVPASAIFGMSLLFVFLILAAQYESWSLPFSVLLGTPIAVAGAFAFLYFRGMENNIYVQIGLVMLIGLAAKNAILIVEFAKMEYDKGKSAEEAALIAAKLRLRPILMTAFAFILGCVPLWAASGAGAISRRVLGTAVIGGMMAASLLAIFLIPVSFDVVERLSHMGGSKHPPSNEGAETTVAGGGH
- the nhaA gene encoding Na+/H+ antiporter NhaA, which gives rise to MSEAFDSRASKALPIEVLISPFVRFARMEAASGILLIVSTAAALVWANSPWKSSYDAIWDVPMVAGVGNFLLTESRHHWINDGLMSIFFFLVGLEIKREVLIGELTSLRNAAFPLIAAVGGTVVPAVIYLLCVGGGVAQKGWGIPMATDIAFALGVLILLGNRIPPSLRVFVTALAIVDDIIAVLVIALFYTHEIHLVSLLVALGGVGIAFGFNLLGISKPSVYALIGVCIWAAVLKSGVHATVAGVLLAFTIPARNYLDRDFFVKRGRWLLERFEKSEPHSFESHTAIHTLQHQCDMIESPLHRLEHGLQPWVSFLIMPLFAFSNAGVRFIGNIGVAVKHPVSIGVALGLFLGKPLGIWLFAWLAVKSRVANAPPELSWWQIFGASWICGIGFTMSLFIASLAFGYGNLLDMSKIGTLAASLVAGVCGSVVLWRRSALGTSEPPVSPATTSASV